The stretch of DNA GACACCGCGCGGGTTCCGGCGGGAAGGGCGGCGGGCGCCGTGAACAGACGGTCGGCGGTGCCGTCGACGTAGAACGAGTACGCGGCGGAGCCGTCGGTGCCGACCGTGGCGACCGCCAGCGTCGTCGGCTCGGCGCCGCGCTGCACACCGGACACGTCCACCCCGGCACCCCGCAGCCCGTCGAGCAGGGCCTCGCCGAAGGCGTCGTACGACGTGCGGGAGCAGAACGCCGTGGGCGAGCCGAGGCGGCCCAGCGCGACGGCCGTGTTGTACGGGCCGCCGCCGAGCGCCGGTCTGAGGTCCGCGAGGGCGCCCCTTCCCCGCGGTACCAGGTCGATCAGGGCCTCACCGGCGACGACGATCACGAGTCGGTTCCTCTCTCGGACAGCTCGGGCCGGGAAGCTATCCCATTGCGCGCCGGAGGTACAACGCCGGCCCGGGTCGTCCGCGTCCGTCCGTCCGACCCGCCCCCGTCCGGTCCGGGCCCGGTGGGTATCGTCGGCGTTGTCCAGCCCCTTGACCAGTGGAGGCCTTCATGTCCGGCCGCCCCTCCGCGAGCCGCCGCACGATCCTGCGGGGAGCGGCCCTCACCCCCGCCGTCGCGCTCGGGCTCACTGCCTGCGGACCGATCGGCGGCGGCGTCACGACCCCCGCCACGCCCACCGCGCCGGTCGACCTCGGCGCCGAGAGCGAGGTCCCCGAGGGTGGCGCCAAGCTGTACCGGGACCACAACGTGGTGGTCAGCCGGGGCGCGGACGGCACCCTCAAGGCGTTCAGCACGATCTGCACGCATGCGCAGTGCCCGATCAACAAGCTCCAGGGGACGAAGCTGATCTGCCCCTGCCACGGCAGCGAGTTCGACGCCACGACCGGCGAGGTGGTGCGCTCCCCGGCAAGCACGCCGCTGCCCGAACTGCCCGTGCGCGCCGAGGGCGGCAGGCTCGTCGCCGGACCCGGGGCCTGACATCCGGCCGCCGGTCCGGCCCGCTCACTCCCAGTCCCAGCCGACCCCCACGGTCCCCGACCGCACGCGCGGCTCCACGAGGTGCACCGAACGGTGCCGCTCGCTCACCGGCAGCTCCCGGCGGCCGCTGCGCGGAGCCGCCGCCGACGCCTGAGTGAACCGGTGGCAGCGCACCGGCAGGGTGCCGGCGTCGAACCGGACCTGGAGGGCGTACTGGCCGCCGGCGGAGGGGAACTCCCGGACGTACTCGCGCGTCGTCCCGGCCGTTCCGTCCTCCACGCCGTGCCGGAACAGGAACGTGTCGCCGGCCCGCAGCCGGGTGTCGAAGAGCAGCTCGGCCACCAGCACCCCGGTGTCGTGGTGCCGGCGTATCCGGCCGGTGCGGCAGTTCTCCAGGGCCCGCACGGTCATCCGCTCCGGCGCGCAGCCCGGATCGCCGTGATGGACGGCCACGAAACGGTCCACGCCGTCCCGGTGGGCGCGCACGATGTGCTCGGACTCGCGGCCCGCGAGTTCGCGCCGCGCCCCGATCAGCACCCGCTCGTGGTGCCCGAGCACGTGCAGCCCGCCGCCGGGTGGGCAGTCCAGTTCCGCCAGCAGCCCGCGCAGCACGTCCGAGGCCCGGACCAGGGAGCGGTAGGAGCGGACGCCGGGCCGCCCGCCGGCCGTGTGCTCGTCGGCGTCGGCCAGCAGCCGGATCAGCGACTCGTCCGGCAACCGCAGAATCTCCTCCAGCGCCCGTACGGCCCGCAGTGACTCCGGGCGCTGCGGGCGCCGGGCACCCTGCTGCCAGTAGCTGAGGCTGGTGACGCCGACCTTCACCCCGTAGCGCGTCAGATGGTGCTGCACGCGCTGCAACGGCAGTCCACGAGCGGCGATCGCGGCGCGCAGCGCCACGTGGAAGGGGCCGCCCCGCAGGACCGTGTCCAGTTCCGCGGTGGCGACGTCCGCCTGCTGTGGGGCGTGCGGCATGCGCGGGCCTTTCTGTGAAGGTGCGGGCGGCTCGGCGGACCCTTCACGCGGGTCGTCGGGGCCGCCCCGCGCGAAGGCAGGGTTCTTCACATCCGTACGCCGTCGTTCACGGCCCCGAGTTCCAACGCATTGAAGCGTGTTGACCAAGTCCCGACAACACCTGAGACCCGACAGGAGTGAGCTCCTGGCCGAGGAAGCAGCCCCGGCCGGGGCGCGTCGCGGCCCGGGTCGTGGAGGGCCGCCGCGGTGTCGGTGCTCGACAGTAGGGTTGAGTCATGGCCGACCCCTCCAGCTACCGCCCCAAGCCGGGAGACGTCCCGGACTCCCCCGGGGTCTACCGGTTCCGTGACGAGTACCGCCGGGTCATCTACGTCGGAAAGGCCAAGAGCCTGCGCCAGCGCCTGGCGAACTACTTCCAGGACCTCGCGAACCTTCACCCGCGCACCCGCAGCATGGTCACCACGGCCGCGTCCGTGGAGTGGACGGTGGTGTCCACGGAGGTCGAGGCGCTGCAGCTGGAGTACTCCTGGATCAAGGAGTTCGACCCCCGGTTCAACGTCAAGTACCGCGACGACAAGAGCTACCCGTACCTCGCGGTGACGATGAACGAGGAGTTCCCACGCGTGCAGGTGATGCGCGGCCACAAGAAGAAGGGCGTGCGCTACTTCGGGCCGTACGGGCACGCGTGGGCCATCCGCGACACGGTCGACCTGCTGCTGCGCGTCTTCCCGGTGCGCACCTGCTCGGCCGGTGTCTTCAAGAACGCCGCCCGCACCGGCCGCCCTTGCCTGCTGGGCTACATCGGCAAGTGCTCCGCGCCCTGCGTCGGTCGTGTCTCCGCCGAGGAGCACCGTGAACTGGCCGAGGACTTCAGCGACTTCATGGCCGGCCGCACCGGCACGTATCTGCGCCGCCTGGAGAAGCAGATGACGGAGGCGGCCGAGGAGATGGAGTACGAGCGGGCCGCCCGCCTGCGCGACGACATCGAGGCCCTGAAGAAGGCCATGGAGAAGAACGCGGTCGTGCTCGCCGACGCGACCGACGCCGACCTCATCGCCGTCGCCGAGGACGAGCTGGAGGCCGCGGTGCAGATCTTCCACGTGCGCGGCGGACGGGTGCGCGGCCAGCGCGGCTGGGTGACCGACAAGGTGGAGGACGTCACCACCGGCGCCCTCGTCGAGCACGCCCTGCAGCAGCTGTACGGCGAGGAGAGCGGGGACGCCGTGCCCAAGGAGGTCCTCGTCCCGGCCCTGCCCGACCCGGTCGAACCGGTCCAGGAGTGGCTCGCCGAGCGCCGCGGGTCGAACGTCTCGCTGCGCATCCCGCAGCGCGGCGACAAGAAGGCCCTCATGGAGACCGTGCAGCGCAACGCCCAGCAGGGGCTCGTCCTGCACAAGACCAGGCGCGCCTCCGACCTCACCACGCGCTCGCGTGCCCTGGAGGAGATCGCCGAGGCCCTCGACCTCGACAGCGCCCCCCTCAGGATCGAGTGCTACGACATCTCCCACCTCCAGGGCGACGACGTGGTGGCCTCCATGGTCGTCTTCGAGGACGGCCTCCAGCGCAAGAGCGAGTACCGCCGCTTCCAGATCAAGGGCCGTGCCGGAGACACGCAGCTGTGGCACGGCGAGGGCCAGGACGACGTCCGCTCCATGCACGAGGTGATCACCCGCCGCTTCAGGCGCTACCTCGCGGAGAAGGAGAAGACCGGCGAGTGGGCCGACGGCGAGGACGTCCTGGTGAACGGCTCACCCGGTGGCTCCCTCGACGGCTCGCCCGACGACGCACCCGGCGGCCCCGTCGTTGCCCTCACCGAGGACGACGGCCGTCCCAAGCGCTTCGCCTACCCGCCCCAGCTCGTCGTCGTCGACGGCGGGCAGCCCCAGGTCGCGGCCGCCCAGCGGGCCCTGGACGAACTCGGCATCGACGACATCGCCGTGTGCGGACTGGCCAAGCGCCTGGAGGAGGTCTGGCTGCCCGGCGACGACGACCCGGTGGTCCTGCCCCGCAGCAGCGAGGGCCTGTACCTGCTGCAACGCGTGCGCGACGAGGCCCACCGGTTCGCCATCACCTACCAGCGCACCAGACGGGCCAAGCGCTTCCGGGCCGGGCCCCTGGACGACGTGCCCGGCCTCGGCGAGACACGCAAACAGGCGCTGATCAAGCATTTCGGCTCGGTGAAGCGGCTGCGGTCCGCGACAATCGACCAGATCTGCGGGGTACCCGGTATAGGCCGCAAGACGGCCGAGACCATCGCCGCGGCACTCGCCCAGGCGGCCCCGGCCGCACCCGCCGTCAACACGGCGACTGGAGAGATCATGGAAGACGTGGAAGAAGCGCCACCGGCGACGACGGCGGGTGACGCGGAGACGCCCGTGTCCACGGGCGTTCCGGACGACCGACGGGGGCAGGAGACATGACCGAGCACGACGCACGGCGAAGCGCCGAGCGAGATCAGTCCCACGAGGGACCGCGCGAGGAACAGAACGAGCGCGCGTCCAAGGAAAACGGAGCACAGGTGAGTACGGGCATCGACACGGCCGGCGTCCCCGACACGGCCATTCCCGAACTGGTGATCATCTCCGGCATGTCCGGGGCAGGCCGGTCCACGGCCGCCAAATGTCTGGAGGACCTCGGCTGGTTCGTCGTCGACAACCTGCCGCCGGCGCTGATCCCCACCATGGTGGAGCTCGGTGCCCGCTCGCAAGGCAACGTGGCACGCATCGCGGTCGTCGTCGACGTCCGCGGCCGCCGCTTCTTCGACAACCTGCGCGAGTCCCTGGCCGGCCTGGAGGCCAAGAACGTCACCCGGCGGATCGTTTTCCTGGAGTCCTCGGACGAGGCCCTGGTGCGCCGCTTCGAGTCGGTGCGCCGGCCCCACCCGCTCCAGGGCGACGGCCGCATCGTCGACGGCATCGCCGCCGAGCGTGAGCTGCTGCGCGAGCTGCGCGGCGACGCCGACCTGGTGATCGACACCTCCAGCCTCAACGTGCACGAACTGCGCGCCAAGATGGACGCCCAGTTCGCCGGCGAGGAGGAGCCCGAACTGCGGGCCACCGTGATGTCGTTCGGCTTCAAGTACGGCCTGCCGGTCGACGCCGACCTGGTCGCCGACATGCGGTTCCTGCCCAACCCGCACTGGGTCCCCGAACTGCGCCCGTACACCGGCCTGAACGACGAGGTCGCCGCGTACGTCTTCAACCAGCCCGGCGCCAAGGAGTTCCTCGACCGCTATGCCGAGCTGCTGCGGCTCATCTCGGCCGGCTACCGGCGCGAGGGCAAGCGGTACGTGACCATCGCGATCGGCTGCACGGGCGGCAAGCACCGCTCGGTGGCCACGTCGGAGAAGCTCGCCGCGCGGCTCGCGGCCGAGGGCGTGGAGACCGTCGTCGTCCACCGGGACATGGGGCGCGAGTGAGCGGACGTACTCCGCGGCTGAGCAGGCTGCGCCGGGTGGTGCCGGAGGGGCGTTCGGCACGTCAGGCGATCGCGGCGCGCGCGGGGCGCCCGGCCGAGGCGCGGGGCGGCCGGGCGCGCCGCCGCGGCGCTCAGCCCAAGGTGGTCGCCCTCGGCGGCGGCATGGGCCTGTCCGCCTCGCTCGCCGCACTGCGCCGGATCACCGGCGACCTCACCGCAGTCGTGACCGTGGCCGACGACGGGGGCTCCAGCGGGCGCCTGCGCGACGAGCTGGGCGTGCTGCCGCCCGGGGACCTGCGCAAGGCGCTGGCCGCGCTGTGCGGCGACGACGACTGGGGCCAGACCTGGGCCCGGGTGATCCAGCACCGCTTCACCTCCCAGGGCGACCTGCACGACCACGCGGTGGGCAACCTGCTGATCGTCGCCCTGTGGGAACAGCTCGGCGACCATGTCCAGGCGCTGGACCTGGTGGGCAAGCTGCTGGGGGCGCACGGGCGCGTGCTGCCCATGTCCGCCGTGCCCTTGGAGCTCCAGGCCCTGGTCAAGGGGCACGATCCGGAGCGGCCCGAGGCCGTCGACACCGTGCGCGGCCAGGCCACCGTCGCGCTCACCTCGGGCGAGGTGCAGTCCGTGCACCTGGTGCCGAACGACCCGCCCGCCGTGCCCGAGGCCGTGGACGCGGTCCTGGACGCGGACTGGGTGGTGCTCGGACCCGGCTCCTGGTTCTCCTCGGTCATTCCGCACCTGCTGGTGCCCGAGCTTCTGGACGCGCTCACCGAGACCAGGGCACGCCGGGTGCTGTCCCTGAACCTCGCGCCGCAGCCGGGAGAAACCGAGGGCTTCTCCCCGCAGCGTCATTTGGAGGTTTTGGGACGACACGCCCCTAAACTCGCCCTGGACGTGGTGCTGGCCGACGAGGCCGCCGTGCCCGACCGCGAAGTGCTGACCGAGGCCGCCAAGCGGTTCGGCGCCGCGGTCGAGCTCGCGCCGGTGGCCCGGAGGGACGGAACTCCGCGGCACGACCCGGAGCAGCTGGCCGCCGCGTACGACCGTATTTTTCGGATGCATGGAAGGATCGGCCCATGGCGATGACGGCAGCGGTGAAGGACGAGATTTCCCGGCTCCCCGTCACCCGGACCTGCTGCAGGAAGGCGGAGGTCTCCGCCCTTCTGCGGTTCGCCGGCGGCCTCCACCTGGTCAGCGGGCGGATCGTGATCGAGGCGGAACTGGACACCGCCATGGCGGCACGGCGCCTGAAGCGGGACATCCTGGAGATCTTCGGTCACAGCTCCGAGCTGATCGTGATGGCGCCGGGCGGGCTGCGCCGCGGCTCGCGCTACGTCGTACGCGTCGTCGCGGGCGGTGACCAGCTGGCCCGCCAGACCGGTCTGGTCGACGGTCGGGGCCGGCCGATCCGCGGCCTGCCGCCGCAGGTGGTCTCGGGGGCCACCTGCGACGCGGAGGCCGCCTGGCGCGGTGCCTTCCTGGCCCACGGCTCGCTCACCGAGCCGGGCCGCTCCTCCTCCCTGGAGGTGACCTGCCCGGGCCCGGAGGCGGCCCTCGCGCTGGTCGGTGCCGCGCGCCGGCTGTCCATCGCCGCGAAGGCCCGGGAGGTGCGGGGCGTGGACCGGGTGGTGGTCCGTGACGGCGACGCGATCGGCGCCCTGCTGACCCGTCTGGGCGCCCACGAGTCCGTGCTGGCCTGGGAGGAGCGGCGGATGCGCCGCGAGGTGCGCGCCACGGCCAACCGCCTCGCCAACTTCGACGACGCCAACCTGCGCCGCTCGGCGCGCGCGGCCGTCGCGGCCGGCGCGCGGGTGGCCCGCGCCCTGGAGATCCTCGCCGACGACGTCCCCGAGCACCTCGCCGCCGCGGGACGCCTGCGCATGGAGCACAAGCAGGCCTCCCTGGAGGAGCTGGGCGCCCTCGCCGACCCCCCGCTGACCAAGGACGCCGTCGCCGGCCGCATCCGCCGCCTGTTGGCCATGGCCGACAAGCGGGCCTCCGACCTCGGCATCCCCGGCACCGAGGCGAACCTCGCCGACGAACTGGCGGACAACCTGGCGGGCTGACCCGCGCGGGCCCGGCCGACCGGCCCGGCTTCATGTTCCGACCGGATCACGTCCTGATCGTTCCCGACCGCCCTGCCGCCTCCGGTCGGCCGCGTCTCCTGCCACGGGTCGGTCGGCACCCCCCACCGCCCCCGCAGGCCGCCACCGGGCGTGCCGCCTCACGTCGACCGTCACCACACTCCGACCGGCCGCCATCGGCCAACCAGCACCGGCTGGTTGACCGATGGCGGCCGGTCGGTTGGTGTGCAACTACCGACGGTGACCGGCCCGGGCCGGGCGACGCGGGTCGGCGACGGTGCTTGACAGGCTGCTTCGGCCACCGCGGGGAGGGGTGGCCCGGGTGTGGACGGGGCGGTGGGTTCGGTCTGCCGCCGCGGCGGCCCCGTGGGGGAATTGACGGGTTTGCCGGAAGTCCGGATTGGTCGGAGATCATGGCATTTCACAAGTGAGCTGAGGTGCTCACGAACGAGTGACCAACACGGTCAATTGGTATGGGCAATCCATAGCGAAATCGGGTGATCCCGGCGGCCTGTGCGAGGGGTTCGGGCCTTTGTCGAAGTCGTGCTGTCCAGGACGCGTCCGGATGTCACTTCGGAGGCCTTGGAGGGGTAGGGTCGTGGGTGGTCGGGGACATCCCAATACAGCTCGCCGGCGTCGAAACCGGCGTACCAACGAGGAGATCGGTTCGTGACGATCCGCGTAGGCATCAACGGCTTTGGCCGCATCGGTCGTAACTACTTCCGCGCGCTGCTGGAGCAGGGTGCAGACATCGAGATCGTGGCTGTCAATGACCTGGGTGACACCGCGACCACCGCTCACCTGCTGAAGTACGACACCATCCTGGGCCGCCTCAAGCAGGAGGTCTCCCACACCGCCGACACCATCACCGTCGACGGCCGCACCATCAAGGTGCTGTCGGAGCGCAACCCCGCCGACATCCCCTGGGGTGAACTCGGCGTCGACATCGTCATCGAGTCCACCGGCATCTTCACCAAGAAGGAAGACGCCGAGAAGCACATCGCCGGCGGCGCCAAGAAGGTCATCATCTCCGCCCCGGCGAAGAACGAAGACGTCACCATCGTGATGGGCGTCAACCAGGACAAGTACGACCCGGCCAATCACCACGTCATCTCCAACGCCTCCTGCACCACCAACTGCGTGGCGCCGATGGCGAAAGTCCTCGACGAGAACTTCGGCATCGTCAAGGGTCTGATGACCACCGTGCACGCGTACACGAACGACCAGCGCATCCTGGACTTCCCGCACAAGGACCTGCGCCGCGCCCGTGCCGCCGCCGAGAACATCATCCCGACCACCACCGGCGCCGCCAAGGCCACCGCCCTGGTGCTGCCGCAGCTCAAGGGCAAGCTGGACGGCATCGCCATGCGCGTCCCGGTTCCCACCGGCTCGGTCACCGACCTCGTCGTCGAACTCTCCCGCGAGGTCACCAAGGAAGAGGTCAACGCCGCCTTCCAGAAGGCCGCCGAGGGTGAGCTGAAGGGCCTCCTGGACTACACCGAGGACCCGATCGTCTCCTCGGACATCGTCAACGCCCCGGCGTCCTGCACGTTCGACTCCTCCCTGACCATGGTTCAGGACGGCAAGAACGTGAAGATCATCGGCTGGTACGACAACGAGTGGGGCTACTCCAACCGCCTCGTCGACCTCACGGTCTTCGTCGGCAACCAGCTCTGACCGGCAGGGCAGGCACCTCGATGTGAGATCAGGGCCCGGGCGGCGCGCCGACGCGCCGTCCGGGCCCTGACGCACGTACAGCGGGCCGAACGACCACAACCCGCCCACGTGCGGATCGATCAGCCCTCGTACGATCAAGAGCCCCCTCCTCAGGAGTCCCACCCAATGAAGACGATCGACGAACTTCTCTCCGAAGGCGTGGACGGCAAGCGGGTCTTCGTCCGCGCCGACCTCAACGTGCCGCTGGCCGACGGTGTCATCACCGACGACGGCCGCATCCGCGCCGTCCTGCCCACCGTCAAGGCCCTCGCCGAGGCCGGCGCCCAGGTGGTCGTCGCCTCCCACCTGGGCCGCCCCAAGGGCGCCCCGGACCCGGCCTTCTCGCTGCTGCCCGCCGCCGAGCGGCTCGGTGAACTCCTGGGTGCCCCCGTGGCGTTCGCCCAGGACACCGTCGGCCCGGCCGCCCACGCCGCCGTGGACGGCCTTCAGCCCGGCCAGGTCGCGGTCATCGAGAACCTGCGGTTCAATCCCGGCGAGACGTCCAAGGACGACGCCGAGCGGGGCGAGTTCGCCGACCGGCTCGCCGCCCTCGCGGACGTCTACGTCGGCGACGGATTCGGCGCCGTGCACCGCAAGCACGCCTCCGTCTACGACCTGCCGGCCCGCCTTCCGCACTACGCCGGCTACCTCATCGCCACCGAGGTCGGTGTCCTGAAGAAGCTCACCGAGGACGTCCGGCGGCCCTACGTCGTCGCGCTCGGCGGCGCCAAGGTCTCCGACAAGCTCGCCGTCATCGACGAGCTGCTCGGCAAGGCCGACCGGCTGCTCATCGGCGGCGGCATGGCGTACACCTTCCTCAAGGCCCAGGGCCATGAGATCGGCACCTCCCTCCTTCAGGAGGACCAGCTCTCCGCCGTCAAGGAGTACATCGAGCGGGCCGAGAAGACCGGCGTCGAGCTGGTCCTGCCCGTGGACACGCTGGTCGCGCCCGAGTTCCCGGACCTGAAGGCCAAGGCCCCGGTCCACCCCACCGCCGTCGCCGCGGACGCCATGCCGGCCGGCCAGCAGGGCCTGGACATCGGCCCGGAGTCCCGCAAGCTGTACGCCGCGAAGCTCGCCGACGCCGCCACCGTCTTCTGGAACGGCCCGATGGGCGTCTTCGAGCACCCCGACTTCGCCGAGGGCACCAGGGCGGTCGCCCAGGCCCTGGTCGACTCGGACGGCTTCACCGTCGTGGGCGGCGGCGACTCCGCCGCGGCGATCCGTACGCTGGGCTTCGACGAGTCGGCATTCGGCCACATCTCGACCGGCGGCGGCGCCTCCCTCGAATACCTCGAGGGCAAGACGCTCCCCGGCCTCGCCGCACTGGAGGACTGAAACCGTATGAGCACGCGCACGCCGCTTATGGCGGGCAACTGGAAGATGAACCTCAACCACCTCGAGGCCATCGCGCACGTCCAGAAGCTCGCCTTCGCCCTTGCCGACAAGGACTACGAGGCCGTCGAGGTCGCCGTCCTGCCGCCCTTCACCGACCTGCGCTCCGTGCAGACGCTGGTCGACGGCGACAAGCTCAAGATCAAGTACGGCGCCCAGGACGTCTCGGCGCACGACACCGGCGCGTACACCGGCGAGATCTCCGGTCCGATGCTGGCCAAGCTGAAGTGCACCTATGTGGTGATCGGCCACTCCGAGCGTCGGCAGTACCACAACGAGACCGACGAGCTGGTGAACGCCAAGGTCAAGGCCGCCTACAAGCACGGCCTGACCCCGATCCTGTGTGTCGGCGAGGAACTGGACGTCCGCGACGCGGGCAACCACGTCACGCACACGCTCACCCAGGTCGAGGGAGGCCTGAAGGACCTCCCGGCCGAGCAGGCCGAGTCGATCGTGATCGCCTACGAGCCCGTCTGGGCCATCGGCACCGGCAAGGTCTGCGGCGCGGCGGAGGCCCAGGAGGTCTGCGGCGCCATCCGCGGCAAGCTCGCCGAGCTGTACTCGCAGGAGGTCGCTGACCAGGTGCGCATCCAGTACGGCGGCTCGGTGAAGTCGGGCAACGTCGCCGAGATCATGGCGCAGAAGGACATCGACGGCGCCCTGGTCGGCGGTGCCTCGCTGGACACCGACGAGTTCGTCAAGATCGTGCGCTTCGGCGAGCAGTGAGCCGGGGCCCGTCGCGGGCACCGGGCCGGGCCCGCCGTGAGCGGCGGGCCGGGCTGTGAGTATGCGCGGGCGGCGATCCGTCGTACCCTTGCGGGGGCATGGTAGGCATGACCTGCCACACCCCGTCGTCCATCCGAATCCGAGGAAGTTGGTCCAGCCGTGGTTTTGGGGTTCTCGATCGCCCTGATCGTCTTCAGCCTGCTGCTGATGCTGCTGGTGCTGATGCACAAGGGGAAGGGCGGCGGCCTCTCCGACATGTTCGGTGGCGGTATGCAGTCCTCCGTGGGCGGCTCCTCGGTCGCCGAGCGCAACCTCGACCGCATCACCGTGGTCATCGGCCTGCTGTGGCTCGCCTGCATCATCGTGCTCGGCATCCTGATGAAGACGAGCAGCTGACGAGCGGCTGCCCGTCGGTCGGGACCGCACATTCCGTACGTAAGGCCCCATGGTCGGTACGCGTTCCTGAGCGCGGCCTATCATGGGGCTTGCGTCTGTGTGGGAGCGGTAACTCCCATCACTGGACGCGCGTTGGGCCTTACGTAGACTGAGGCGCTCGCGGCGAAGCGGAGGCCGACCCGTTTCGCGGCACCATCACGCAGGGAGTTACGACCGTGGCAAGTGGCAACGCGATCCGAGGAAGCCGGGTCGGGGCGGGGCCGATGGGCGAGGCCGAGCGTGGCGAGTCCGCGCCGCGTCTGCGCATCTCCTTCTGGTGCTCCAACGGACACGAGACCCAGCCGAGCTTCGCCAGCGACGCGCAGGTTCCCGACACCTGGGACTGCCCGCGCTGCGGTTTTCCGGCCGGTCAGGACCAGGACAACCCGCCGGCCCCGCCGCGGACCGAGCCCTACAAGACGCACCTGGCCTATGTGCGGGAGCGCCGCAGCGACGCGGACGGTGAGGCGATCCTCGCCGAGGCGCTCGCCAAACTCCGGGGCGAGATCTAGGACTTGAGGTCCGGTCGGCCGCCTTCGGGCGCGGGGCCGGACCTGTTGCGTACCGGACCTGTCGCGTATCCGGACGGACCGGCCGCCGCGGACCGATTGTCAGTGGTGCCCTCTACGGTTTGCGTATCGGTGAATCGTGAGGCGGAGGGGCAACCATGACGGGGATCGAGGCCGGGT from Streptomyces sp. 6-11-2 encodes:
- a CDS encoding RNA polymerase-binding protein RbpA yields the protein MASGNAIRGSRVGAGPMGEAERGESAPRLRISFWCSNGHETQPSFASDAQVPDTWDCPRCGFPAGQDQDNPPAPPRTEPYKTHLAYVRERRSDADGEAILAEALAKLRGEI